CAATCTTCCCGTGGCTCCATTATGTCAAATCTTCCTGTCTCTAGGCTTGAAAAGTTAGTAATCTGTCTAAACTCCATTTCATCCTTGATAACTTTTGGCAAAAATACTTGTTTTCCTTTACTTAACGCTTCTTGCATGATATCTTGAGTTAAAATCTCACTGCCTATTGGATAATAACATCCTATTTTTTGTGCATTTCTAAATGATGCAATTTTTTTTAATTTCTTCTGAATTTGGCTACTTGCAATTTTCATCAAATCAAATGATGTGTTATCTCTTTTCTCTAAGAGAAGATTTCTAAGTGATTTTTTCCCATGATTATCTTCCAATCTGACTAGCTAAGGAGCAAGCAGTTATTGTGTTTTTCAACAGCATGGCTCTTGTCATTGGACCTACTCCACCTGGTACAGGACTTGCAAATGATGCTTTTTGAATGATCTTATCGTAATCTGTATCCCCTACAAGCTTTCCATCCACTTGACTGGTTGCAACATCAATCACAACTGCACCTTCTTTTATCATGTCTGGCGTTAATTCGAATCTTTCTCTGTTCCCTACTGCTGAAACTATGATATCTCCTATC
Above is a window of Nitrosopumilus sp. K4 DNA encoding:
- a CDS encoding 5-formyltetrahydrofolate cyclo-ligase; its protein translation is MEDNHGKKSLRNLLLEKRDNTSFDLMKIASSQIQKKLKKIASFRNAQKIGCYYPIGSEILTQDIMQEALSKGKQVFLPKVIKDEMEFRQITNFSSLETGRFDIMEPREDCPVNNSLDIIIVPTVGVSPIGVRIGYGHGYYDKFLSKNKIETISITLEKQIVKNIPKSKHDVLVDWIVTEDRVIQTSKIR